The sequence below is a genomic window from Nitrosomonas sp..
ATGGCCGAGACAGAAGAACAAGCAGCAGTTGCCAGTGCTGAAGCGCAAACAGAAACTACAGATACCTTTGAAGCATTATTAAAAAAAGAATTCAAACCCAAATCAGACAGGGCTCAACAGGCGGTTGAAAACGCAGTCAGAACACTGGCCGCACAAGCGCTTGCGCAGGCCAATCTCATCTCTGATACTGAGATTGATGCCATAAAAAAAATACAATCGATTATCGCTTTGATTGATAAACGGCTCAGCGATCAGATTAATCTGATTATGCACCATCAAGACTTTCAAAAACTGGAAGGAAGCTGGCGCGGCATGCATTATCTGGTCAACAACACTGAAACCGATGAGATGCTGAAAATCAAGGTATTTAATGTCACCAAGAAGGAAGTGCATAAGGTTCTTAAAAAGTTTAAGGGAACAGCCTGGGATCAAAGTCCGCTTTTCAAGAAAGTTTATGAGCATGAGTATGGTCAGTTTGGCGGCGAGCCATTTGGGTGTTTAATCGGTGATTATGATTTTGATAACGCCCCGCCTGATGTTGAATTTCTGCAGGAAATTTCCAAAATTTCCGCCGCAGCACATGTGCCGTTTATTGCCGCAGCTTCTCCGCAATTAATGAACATGGATTCCTGGCAGGAATTAGCCGATCCACGTGATTTAACCAAAATTTTTCAAACACCTGACTACGCTTCATGGCGTTCTTTAAGAGAATCCGAGGATTCGCGCTACATCGGTTTGACGTTGCCGCGTTTTTTGTCGCGGTTGCCTTATGGTGCAAAAACAGCACCGGTAGAAGAATTTGATTTTGAAGAAGACGTGGCGAATGCTGATCACAGCCGGTATACCTGGAGCAACTCGGCGTATGCAATGGGCGTCAATATCAATCGCGCGTTTAAGCTTTATGGTTGGTGTTCCAGAATACGTGGAGTGGAATCAGGTGGGGCGGTTGAAAACCTGCCTACGCATACTTTCCCGACCGATGATGGCGGGGTAGATATGAAATGTCCGACAGAGATAGCCATTAGCGACCGCCGTGAAGCTGAACTGGCAAAAAATGGTTTCATGCCATTGCTGCATAAGAAGAATTCTGATTTTGCCGCGTTTATCGGCGCACAGTCATTGCAAAAACCTTTCGAATACGATGATCCGGATGCAACGGCCAATGCAAATTTATCGGCAAGACTGCCTTATCTGTTTGCAGTATGCAGATTTGCGCATTACCTGAAATGTATTGTTCGGGATAAGATCGGCTCGTTCAAGGAACGCAACGACATGGAAAAATGGCTCAACAAATGGATAAATAATTACGTCGAAGCCAATCCGGCATCCGCCAGTGAGATTGATAAGGCCAGAAAACCGCTGGCTGCTGCACAAGTCGTTGTTGAAGATGTTGAGGGTAATCCTGGTTACTATACGTCCAAGTTTTACCTTCGGCCGCATTATCAACTTGAAGGGCTGACTGTTTCCTTGCGTCTCGTATCCAGGCTGCCTTCAGAGAAGAGTTGAGAATTTTGAAAATACCCCAGTAGCTTTGCAAAGCAATCAGTTGAGTGAAATAGAAATTCTTTTTTATTAATTTTTTAATCAAGGAGTGTGAAATGGCTACAAATACATATTTAAATGCAGATCCTATTAAAGGTGAATCAACTGATGATGCACATGCCGACTGGATTGAAGTGTTTAGTTTTAGTCATGGCTTATCTCAACCCATGTCGGGTGCCGGTGGAACAGGCGGCCGCGCTGCGGCGCGTGCTGATTTACAGCCGTTTGTGGTTACTAAAAGCATTGATAAAGCGAGTGTGGATCTGAATATATATTGTGCAAAAGGCACGCATATTGCCAAGCTGGTTCTGGAAGTATGCCAGGAAACTGGTGAGAAACTGTGTTATTTGAAATATGAACTGGAAAACGTAATGATTCAGTCAGTTTCAATAAGTGGAGGTGGCTCAGATCGTCCGCATGAAACAGTATCCTTTGTGTATGACAAGATTGCCTGGGAATATACGCCAGCGAACGATGACGGTACAGCCGGTACGACAGTTGGACCTAAAAAATGGAATCTTGAGAAAAACATCGAGGAATAAATTTTTATTCTTAAAATGTTCGTTTACTGGTACTGCTTTCTACTGGTAAACGAACGTTAAATCCTTCCTTTGTGTTTAAAGGTCCATAGTTTGAGATTTCAATGACACCAGAAGACTTATTAAAGCAGGGTGATCTTAATGAAGCGCTGCGAGTGCTTCAGGAGCAGGTAAAGAAACATCCGTCCAATTCGGAATACAGAATTTTTCTGTTTCAGTTGCTGATCGTTATGGGTCAATGGGAAAGAGCGCTGAATCAGTTGAAAGTTATCAAAGAACTGGATGATAGCGCTATCGCCATGGTGCTGATGTATCGTCAGGTGATAGCCTGCGAACAATATCGCGAACAGGTTTTTGGGGGTAAGAAAGACCCCATAGTGCTCGGTAAACCCGAAGAATGGATTGCATTATTAATGCAATCGCTCAAACTTATTGCCGAGAATAAATTCGAAGCTGCTAATGTATTGCGTAAACAGGCATTTGAACAAGCTTTTGCTGTTGCCGGAACAATCGATGATGAATCATTTGGATGGCTGGCGGATGCCGATGAACGAATAGGCCCGGTCATTGAAGCGTTTATTGACGGACGTTATTTATGGACAACACTGGATAATTTGCAAACGATTGTTATCGAGGAGCCCAGTGATTTGCGTGACGTTGTCTGGTTGCCTGCACATTTTAGCTGGAAAAATGGCGGAGAAAATTATGGATTGATTCCATCCCGTTATCCGTTTTCTTATCAGATTGATTCGCTGTTGGCGTTGTCGCGCAAAACGATCTGGAAAGAAGTGGCGCCGGATTTGCATCTGGGTTATGGGCAAAAAATGATTGCTACGGATCAGTCGGAATATCCGATTATGCAGGTTCGTACCATTAATGTAGGGCATGCTGAAAATCATGCTGAGGGTGCGTAAGCTTGGGTGCATTTACCAGAAGCAGAAGTTTTCCTTCACTACTGGATCGACTAACCAATGACGATCCTGTTCTGCTTTCATTGAATAATTTGAAGGGTGAAATCGAGGCAACTGAGAATTCGCTTGTAAAATTATCCGGTGCGTTGAAAGAAAATCCGGAAAGTACATCGGTTCAAATTGAGGATGAACGGCGGAATCTGCAGCTTAAATTGAATGTGTTGAGAGCAAAATACACGACATTGGCCGATTCGGTTGATTCAAAGCAGGATATTCGTGATTGTGTCAAAAGGGATCTGGAATGGTTGTTAAATGCAAGTCGCTTTTTTTTGGATGATGAACAGGAACAGTATCCGGAGGCGGCATGTTCTGTCTTGAATTACGGTACGCCGGATTTGACAGGTAAAACGGTATCCGGTTTGAATCTTGTTCAGCTCGAAAGGCAGTTGTACCAAACCATTGTCAATTTTGAGCCCCGTATTATTCAAAAAACCTTGTCGGTTAGTGTTGTGGCTGATCCGGTTAAGACAAAACATAATATTTTTGTATTTGAAATTGAAGGAGAGTTATGTGCAAAACCGTCACCGGTGCATTTGCATTTAAGAACTGAATTTGAATTGGAAAACTGTCAGGTTGCTGTATATGACATGAATTAGGTGCTGAGAAAGAATGACGCCACGTTTGCTTGAATTTTACGAGAAGGAGCTGCGATTCATCCGTGAAATGGGGGTGGAGTTTTCCAAGCGTTACCCTAAAATAGCGGCTGGATTGGATCTTGGGAGTGCCGAATGCGCTGACCCTTATGTTGAACGTTTAATTGAAAGTTTCGCGTTTTTGACAGCGCGCATTCAATTGAAAATGGACGCTGAGTATCCGCGCTTTACCCAGCATTTGTTGGAAATTGTTTATCCGCATTACTTAACGCCTTTGCCGTCCATGATGGTTGCGGAATTTAATCCAGATCTTAAAGGCGGTATTGCCGAGAATGGTTTTCTAATCCCCAGAAATACAAAATTGGTCAGTAAGATTGTCGGTGGTCGAAGTCGGTGTACTTTTCAGACAGCACATGATATTAAAATCTGGCCCGTTCTAGTCAAAGAAGCGGCGTATCTGCCGCTCGGTCAGGTAGCCATTTATTGTGAATCGAATTACAACACTGTCAAATCCGGTCTCCGAATAAAGTTGCAGGCTGCATCCGGTTTTCGTTTCAATCAAATCCCGATTGATCAACTGACTTTTTATCTCTATGGCACAGGGAACTTGCCCGTTCAGATTTATGAATTGATTATGGGGCATGGGGTATCTGTCGTTATTCAAGATCCTTCGGATCAACAGATTTATCCATTGGATAAGTCTATACTAAAACCCGTTGGATTCAACCGGAATGAATCCCTGCTACCGTCTACCGCACAAAGTTTTCAGGGTTACCGTTTGTTGCAGGAATATTTTGCGTTGCCTGAGCGTTTCCTGTTTGTACAATTGAACGGTTTGCAATCTTCCATGCAAAATATTGGTGCAAGCGAGCTGGAAATCGTAATATTGCTGGACACGGTTCAAGATAAGCTTGAGCATGCGATTCAGTCCAGCAATTTCAAACTGAATTGTGCGCCTGCGATCAATTTATTCGAGAAACAGGCCGATCGTATCCACCTGAAACCACAGGATGCAGAACATCATCTGGTCATTGATAAAACCAGATCGAACGATTTTGAGGTTTTCAGTGTTTTAGATGTTGTTGGTATCGGCAGTGACCTGGTTTCAGAGCAGCCGTTTCAACCGTTTTATTCGGCATATCGTCAAAATTCGGATGTTTCAGCTGATTTTGCTTATTACACCATCAGGCGACAGCCCGCATTGCAACCGGTAAATGCAAGTCCGTCTTTTTTAAAGACGGAATACACCGGAAACGAAGTTTATTTGTCGCTGGTGGATGCCAGTGAAGCGCCCTATAATCCGGATATTAAACAGCTTGGTGTGCGCGTGTTATGTACTAACCGGGACTTGCCGAAGTTGATTGTTCCGGGGGAAGGTAATAACGATTTCAGTTTGGAAATCAGCGCGCCGCTGGATAAAGAAAAAGGTATACGCTGCCTTGCCGGTCCTACCGAACCAAAGCCATCCCATGCTGAAGGCAGCCATGCATGGCGCTTGATTAATCATTTGTCGCTAAATTATCTGAGTCTGATCGACAATGATCATCAGCAAGGCGCTAAGGTGTTGCGTGATATGCTGAAACTGTATGGTGATTATTCAGAACATGCAATCGCCAAACAGGTTGAAGGGCTGCTTTCAATTGAGACGCGGCCAATGACTTGCAGGGTTCCAGTAAAAGGACCAATAACATTTGGACGCGGCCTGGAGATTACGCTTATATTTGATGAATCAGCCTTTGCCGGTGGGAGTTGTTTCCTGCTTGGCGCCATTCTTGAACAATTTTTCTGCAAATATGCATCGATTAACAGTTTT
It includes:
- the tssC gene encoding type VI secretion system contractile sheath large subunit, which gives rise to MAETEEQAAVASAEAQTETTDTFEALLKKEFKPKSDRAQQAVENAVRTLAAQALAQANLISDTEIDAIKKIQSIIALIDKRLSDQINLIMHHQDFQKLEGSWRGMHYLVNNTETDEMLKIKVFNVTKKEVHKVLKKFKGTAWDQSPLFKKVYEHEYGQFGGEPFGCLIGDYDFDNAPPDVEFLQEISKISAAAHVPFIAAASPQLMNMDSWQELADPRDLTKIFQTPDYASWRSLRESEDSRYIGLTLPRFLSRLPYGAKTAPVEEFDFEEDVANADHSRYTWSNSAYAMGVNINRAFKLYGWCSRIRGVESGGAVENLPTHTFPTDDGGVDMKCPTEIAISDRREAELAKNGFMPLLHKKNSDFAAFIGAQSLQKPFEYDDPDATANANLSARLPYLFAVCRFAHYLKCIVRDKIGSFKERNDMEKWLNKWINNYVEANPASASEIDKARKPLAAAQVVVEDVEGNPGYYTSKFYLRPHYQLEGLTVSLRLVSRLPSEKS
- a CDS encoding type VI secretion system tube protein Hcp — its product is MATNTYLNADPIKGESTDDAHADWIEVFSFSHGLSQPMSGAGGTGGRAAARADLQPFVVTKSIDKASVDLNIYCAKGTHIAKLVLEVCQETGEKLCYLKYELENVMIQSVSISGGGSDRPHETVSFVYDKIAWEYTPANDDGTAGTTVGPKKWNLEKNIEE
- a CDS encoding tetratricopeptide repeat protein encodes the protein MTPEDLLKQGDLNEALRVLQEQVKKHPSNSEYRIFLFQLLIVMGQWERALNQLKVIKELDDSAIAMVLMYRQVIACEQYREQVFGGKKDPIVLGKPEEWIALLMQSLKLIAENKFEAANVLRKQAFEQAFAVAGTIDDESFGWLADADERIGPVIEAFIDGRYLWTTLDNLQTIVIEEPSDLRDVVWLPAHFSWKNGGENYGLIPSRYPFSYQIDSLLALSRKTIWKEVAPDLHLGYGQKMIATDQSEYPIMQVRTINVGHAENHAEGA
- the tssE gene encoding type VI secretion system baseplate subunit TssE: MGAFTRSRSFPSLLDRLTNDDPVLLSLNNLKGEIEATENSLVKLSGALKENPESTSVQIEDERRNLQLKLNVLRAKYTTLADSVDSKQDIRDCVKRDLEWLLNASRFFLDDEQEQYPEAACSVLNYGTPDLTGKTVSGLNLVQLERQLYQTIVNFEPRIIQKTLSVSVVADPVKTKHNIFVFEIEGELCAKPSPVHLHLRTEFELENCQVAVYDMN
- the tssF gene encoding type VI secretion system baseplate subunit TssF translates to MTPRLLEFYEKELRFIREMGVEFSKRYPKIAAGLDLGSAECADPYVERLIESFAFLTARIQLKMDAEYPRFTQHLLEIVYPHYLTPLPSMMVAEFNPDLKGGIAENGFLIPRNTKLVSKIVGGRSRCTFQTAHDIKIWPVLVKEAAYLPLGQVAIYCESNYNTVKSGLRIKLQAASGFRFNQIPIDQLTFYLYGTGNLPVQIYELIMGHGVSVVIQDPSDQQIYPLDKSILKPVGFNRNESLLPSTAQSFQGYRLLQEYFALPERFLFVQLNGLQSSMQNIGASELEIVILLDTVQDKLEHAIQSSNFKLNCAPAINLFEKQADRIHLKPQDAEHHLVIDKTRSNDFEVFSVLDVVGIGSDLVSEQPFQPFYSAYRQNSDVSADFAYYTIRRQPALQPVNASPSFLKTEYTGNEVYLSLVDASEAPYNPDIKQLGVRVLCTNRDLPKLIVPGEGNNDFSLEISAPLDKEKGIRCLAGPTEPKPSHAEGSHAWRLINHLSLNYLSLIDNDHQQGAKVLRDMLKLYGDYSEHAIAKQVEGLLSIETRPMTCRVPVKGPITFGRGLEITLIFDESAFAGGSCFLLGAILEQFFCKYASINSFTQVKVTTRERGEVMKWPVRTGTRALL